One Mycobacterium paraseoulense genomic window, GCGGTGGGGGCGGCACCCCGTCGGCCGGCTTGGGTGTGCCGACCACCACCCAGTTGCCCGACGGGTCCTGGACCAGGTGCGCGGTGTCGCGCGTCGGGATCATGCCCTGCTTGCGGGCCGCCTCGGCCAGCGCCGGTGCGGATTCCGCCTCGCGCACATCGCGTTCCAGCGCCTCCTTCTGCTGTTGCAGCAGCCGGGTCTTCTCCCGCGCGTGGCTCAACTTGTACGAGCGCTCGGCGGAGTCGGTGGACAACCACAGCGTCAGGCCCAGCCCGACGCCGAGCGCGCCGATGACCAGCACGACGAAGGGGACCTTGCTCGCCAATGTGCGGGGCCGCAAATCGATCGCAGCCAGCCGGGCCGCCAAACGCTCAGTCAGGCGAGGGCGAATGACCTTGGGCGCCTTAGCTTTCCGCGCCTTGGCTCGGGCCTTGGCCTGACTGGTGCTCTTGGGCCGCGCCGGCCGCTCGACCGGCCGGGCGACGGGACTGGTCTGCGGTCCGGACTTGGGCGCGCGGCTCTCGCGGGTGGGCGCCGAGGCCCGCCCGGGCCGGGTCCGTCGCACGGGGCCGGGATCGGTGGCCGAGCGCACGCCCCGCCGGGCGGAACCGTCACGCCCGCCACGGCGATTCGGCGTCTCCCGCTTTGCTTTCATGCGTCGCCCTTTCCGGTTGCCTGCTGGACCCGTTGCACGGCTCGTAGTCGCACCGCTGCGCTGCGGGGATTGCGTTCCACCTCGGCGGCGTCCGCACGTTCGGCGCCGTGGGTCAGCGACCGGAATCGCGGCTCGTGGCCGGGGAGTTCGACGGGCAGGTCAACCGGCGTGCGCGAGGCGACCGCATCGGCGAACAACCGTTTGACGATCCGGTCTTCCAGCGATTGATAGGCCAACACCACCATCCGTCCACCGACGGCGAGCGCGTCCAGCCCGGCCGGGATCGCGCCGCGCAACGAGTCCAGTTCGTCGTTGACGGCGATCCGCAGGGCCTGGAAGGTCCGCTTGGCCGGATGCCCGCCGGTGCGCCGGGCGGGGGCCGGAATCGCCCGGTACAGCAGGGCCACCAATTCCCCGGTCGACGTGAAGGGGGTGCGGGCGCGCTGGCGCACGATCTGTGCCGCGATGCGGCGCGCGAACCGTTCTTCGCCGTAGCGGTGCAGGATGTCGGCCAGCGCCGCCTCGTCGTAGGTGTTGACGATGTCGGCCGCCGTCAAGGGCGACTCGGGATCCATCCGCATGTCCAGCGGCGCGTCCTGGGCGTAGGCGAAGCCCCGCTCGGCGCGGTCGAGCTGCATCGATGACACTCCGAGGTCGAACAGCATCCCGTCGACCGATCCGGCTGCGCCGTAACCGGATTCGGCCAGCGCCGCGGCGATGCCGTCGTAGCGGGTGCGCACCAGGGTGACCCGATCGGCGAATGGCGCCAGCCGGGCCCGGGCGATTTCCAGTCCGCTGGGATCGCGGTCGAGTCCGATCAGCCGCAACCCCGGCAGGTCGGTCAGGAACCGTTCGGCATGCCCGCCGGCGCCCAGGGTGGCGTCGAGGAGCACCGCGCCCGCACCGTCGGCGTGGTCGCGGGTCAGCGCCGGGGTGAGCAGCTCGACACAGCGGTCCAGCAGGACGGGCACATGCCCGAAGTCCGGTGAATCGTCAACCACCCCAACACCTCCCCGGGTCGGGCTGAATGCCCCTGACCCCTCGGCGGCCCGGCGGGCCGGCGCCCTTGCATCGAGGTCCCTGTCCGAAGGCACGAACCTGGCGTTGGGGAAGTACGCCAGGGTCGGTTCGGGCAGAGGCCACGTTGCACGGGCATGCGCCTCAGATGATGTCGCCGAGTGCTTCATCGCTTGCCGCGGAGAAGTTCTCTTCGTGGGTCTGCTGGTAGTCCTGCCATGCCTGTGCATCCCAGATCTCCAGGTAGTCGACCGCCCCGATCACCACGCAATCCTTGGAGAGGTTGGCGTAGCGGCGGTGGTCGGCCGACAACGTGATGCGTCCCTGCGCGTCGGGATGCTGCTCGTCGGTGCCGGCCGCGAGGTTGCGCAGGAACGCGCGGGCGTCGGGGTTGCTGCGGGAGGCCTTGCTCGCCCGGCGCGCGAGCTGCTCGAATTCCCCCCGCGGGTAGACGGCGAGGCTGTGGTCTTGACTCTTGGTGACCATCAACCCCCCTGCCAGTGCGTCGCGGAACTTGGCGGGCAATGTCAGCCGCCCCTTGTCGTCGAGTTTGGGCGTGTAGGTGCCGAGAAACACCAGCTCACCTCCCGCTCGGGGTCACCCAAACACTGCAGCCACCATACCCCACAATCCCCCACTTCGCCCCATTCGTGGAGTGTCGTGGCGTCGTTTTCCGGGTTATCTGCCACCTACGGGCGCCCACACTCCGGGACAGGGCGTTCGGTGCTCACGCGGGACCCCCCGATGATCGGGGGAAAACCGCACTTCACAGGGCTGCGGACGGGCGTGTGGGGTGAAGTGGGGGGCCACAGTGGGGCCCGGTGGGGCTCAAGTCCTGCCTCGAAGCTCGGTTCGGGCTCGATCCGGCGTCAAAACGGCATCGACGGCCCGGCGATCGCCTCGCAGCCGGGGTGTGTCTGTGATGATCGCGCCGGCCGCCGGGCGTGGCCGGTAGACGACCGGGCATGAAAACGGGGTAGCCGATGGCTACCCCGATGGGTTGGAGATGCCGCTAGTCGTCGAAGCGGCGGCGAAACCGGTCTTCCATACGACTGGTGAACGATCCGCCCTTGGCGCGGCGCTGGCGCACCGACCCGGGCGCCGATCCTGCTTGGTCGGGCCGGCCGGACAACCGGGGGCCCGTGATGGCGAACACCACGCCGCCGAACATCACGATGAATCCGAAGACGCTGAGAATCGGGAAGTTTCCGATCATGGTCGCTTTGAAGGCCACACCGGAAACCAACATTGCCAGTCCGATGACGAACAGCGCCGCGCCCTGCAGGCGGCGGCGCGCGGTGGGTGCACGGAACCCTCCGCCGCGGACGCTCGACGCGAATTTGGGATCTTCGGCGTAGAGAGCGCTCTCGATCTGATCGAGCATCCGCTGCTCATGATCGGAGAGTGGCATTCGTCCCTCCTTGCCGACAGTCTGGCGCGTAACTATCGATAGCACGCGGATGCCCGTTGCCGGGCAACTAATTGAATGATACGAGGTCATTCTGCGCCATACCACTGGTTCCGTGGCGATTCTATCCCGGCCGCGGCCGCGCCCTCAGCCGAGCCGCAACGGCCGTGCGCTACAACCGGCTTGCGCCAGGGGTGGCCCGTGGGTTCGTTGCCGCGACCGCTCGTCAACGCACCTCCCCCGGGTCCGATAATGGCGGTGAGGGCTGGGGCCGCGCGAAACCCCGGAGCACAGCGAACCCGGGCACGGACGAGGAGGACACCGCGAGTTGGCGATCTTCCTCATCGATCTGCCGCCCACCGACATGGAGCGTCGTCTCGGTGACGCCCTCAAGGTGTACGTCGACGCGATGCGCTACCCCCGGGGCACCGAAAATCAGCGTGCCGGGATGTGGCTCGAGCACATCCGCCGGCGCGGCTGGCGAGGGGTGGGCGTCGTGGATGCCGAGCTGGGCGAGGGCGCGGACGCGGCGAACCCGCCGCCCGCCGAACTGAGCAACGCGCCCTTGCTCGGCGTGGCCTACGGCTACCCGGGGGCGCCCGGGCAGTGGTGGCAACAGCAGGTCATCCTCGGCTTGCAACGCGGCGGTCTACCGCCCCAGGAGATCGCGGGCCTGATGAACAGTTATTTCGAGCTGACCGAGCTGCACATTCATCCGCGGGCGCAGGGTCGTGGTCTCGGCGAGGCGCTGGCCCGGCGGCTTCTCGAAGGCCGGGCCGAAGAGAATGTCCTGCTGTCCACGCCGGAGACCACCGGCGAGCCCAACCGGGCCTGGCGGTTGTACCGGCGCCTGGGGTTCACCGACGTCATCCGCCGCTACCACTTCGCAGGCGACCCACGGGCATTCGCGATCCTGGGGCGCAAGCTGCCGCTGTGAGCGTCGGCATCTGGCACGATGACCTGGTGCGCGCCAGCCATGCCCCGTCCCGAAGCCGAGGATTCACCGCGCGGCGGCGCCGGTTGGTGGCCATCGCGATGCTGCTCATGCTGGTGCCGCTGGCCACCGGGTGCCTGCGGGTCAGGGCATCGTTGACCATTTCGCCCGACGACCTGGTGTCCGGCGAGATCGTCGCCGCCGCTAAACCCAAGACTCCCAAGGACACCGGCCCCCAGCTCGACAGCAACAACTTGCCGTTCAGCCAGAAGGTGGCGGTGTCGAATTACGACAGCGACGGCTACGTGGGATCCCAAGCGGTGTTCTCCGATCTGACCTTCGCCGAGCTGCCGCAGCTGGCCAACATGAATTCCGACGCGCAGGGCGTGAGCCTGTCGCTGCGCCGTAACGGCAACCTGGTGATCCTGGAGGGTCGCGCGGACCTGACCTCGCTGACCGACTCCGAAGCCGACGTCGAGCTGACCGTCGCCTTCCCGGGCGTGGTGACCTCCACCAACGGCGACCGGGTCGAGTCCACGGTGGTCTCCTGGAAGCTCAAGCCGGGCGTGGTCAGCACCATGACCGCCCAGGCCCGCTACACCGACCCGAACACCCGCTCGTT contains:
- the lppM gene encoding lipoprotein LppM, producing MLLMLVPLATGCLRVRASLTISPDDLVSGEIVAAAKPKTPKDTGPQLDSNNLPFSQKVAVSNYDSDGYVGSQAVFSDLTFAELPQLANMNSDAQGVSLSLRRNGNLVILEGRADLTSLTDSEADVELTVAFPGVVTSTNGDRVESTVVSWKLKPGVVSTMTAQARYTDPNTRSFTGAGVWLGIASFAAAGVVALLAWMNRDRSPRVTTPRDQPPG
- a CDS encoding GNAT family N-acetyltransferase; protein product: MAIFLIDLPPTDMERRLGDALKVYVDAMRYPRGTENQRAGMWLEHIRRRGWRGVGVVDAELGEGADAANPPPAELSNAPLLGVAYGYPGAPGQWWQQQVILGLQRGGLPPQEIAGLMNSYFELTELHIHPRAQGRGLGEALARRLLEGRAEENVLLSTPETTGEPNRAWRLYRRLGFTDVIRRYHFAGDPRAFAILGRKLPL
- a CDS encoding DUF3040 domain-containing protein, giving the protein MPLSDHEQRMLDQIESALYAEDPKFASSVRGGGFRAPTARRRLQGAALFVIGLAMLVSGVAFKATMIGNFPILSVFGFIVMFGGVVFAITGPRLSGRPDQAGSAPGSVRQRRAKGGSFTSRMEDRFRRRFDD
- the mraZ gene encoding division/cell wall cluster transcriptional repressor MraZ codes for the protein MFLGTYTPKLDDKGRLTLPAKFRDALAGGLMVTKSQDHSLAVYPRGEFEQLARRASKASRSNPDARAFLRNLAAGTDEQHPDAQGRITLSADHRRYANLSKDCVVIGAVDYLEIWDAQAWQDYQQTHEENFSAASDEALGDII
- the rsmH gene encoding 16S rRNA (cytosine(1402)-N(4))-methyltransferase RsmH translates to MKHSATSSEAHARATWPLPEPTLAYFPNARFVPSDRDLDARAPARRAAEGSGAFSPTRGGVGVVDDSPDFGHVPVLLDRCVELLTPALTRDHADGAGAVLLDATLGAGGHAERFLTDLPGLRLIGLDRDPSGLEIARARLAPFADRVTLVRTRYDGIAAALAESGYGAAGSVDGMLFDLGVSSMQLDRAERGFAYAQDAPLDMRMDPESPLTAADIVNTYDEAALADILHRYGEERFARRIAAQIVRQRARTPFTSTGELVALLYRAIPAPARRTGGHPAKRTFQALRIAVNDELDSLRGAIPAGLDALAVGGRMVVLAYQSLEDRIVKRLFADAVASRTPVDLPVELPGHEPRFRSLTHGAERADAAEVERNPRSAAVRLRAVQRVQQATGKGDA